In the genome of Cronobacter malonaticus LMG 23826, one region contains:
- the rbsD gene encoding D-ribose pyranase, with amino-acid sequence MKKGTVLHSGISSVISRLGHTDTVVVCDAGLPIPSTTERIDLALTQGVPGFLQVVDVVTREMQVEAAILAEEIKQHNPQLHETLLGQIERLQQHQGNTITVHYVSHEQFKLKTADSQAVIRSGECSPYANIILCAGVTF; translated from the coding sequence ATGAAAAAAGGCACCGTTCTTCATTCCGGCATTTCATCCGTCATCTCGCGTCTTGGCCACACGGATACCGTTGTGGTATGCGACGCCGGGCTGCCGATTCCGTCCACGACTGAACGTATCGATCTCGCGCTGACCCAGGGCGTGCCGGGATTCTTACAGGTGGTTGATGTCGTCACGCGAGAAATGCAGGTTGAAGCGGCGATCCTCGCAGAAGAGATTAAACAGCATAATCCGCAACTCCACGAAACGTTGCTCGGGCAGATCGAGCGGCTGCAGCAGCACCAGGGGAACACCATCACTGTTCACTATGTTTCACATGAACAGTTCAAACTAAAAACCGCAGACAGTCAGGCGGTCATTCGCAGCGGGGAGTGTTCCCCGTATGCGAATATCATTCTCTGTGCCGGCGTCACGTTCTGA